One window from the genome of Hippoglossus hippoglossus isolate fHipHip1 chromosome 10, fHipHip1.pri, whole genome shotgun sequence encodes:
- the LOC117769518 gene encoding synaptopodin-2 has product MEMKKGHASIKRGVSWSPGGQRKPIQATQDMHTPGTECNALWEKTGFNKEHVSRKTNLTRSASLSEKELKEARVRSQIIAAQLTVPSNSSSRGVQLFNRRKQRVNAFTLKSCGEGSEEDRAENLKTAPSNKLTWAERSSEEHDRDLNLKNSATKPLFSSPVSVPGVGHIMEEPCKDFHKEELEDSVIHERHFLPVKEEQEEDEEARDEIHEDKVKEEIPPGSNNTDPVMVGHVEEEAEINRLTGPAPRGTFLNGCHGASGSDRAFVSTSKQTSAIINRTARPFFSPPTVQSPEAASPVMNIPPPPSYTTPRLPAYAAPQPVTFSPPPPPPSYPMPPLPAFTNQPPQAYYSSPPLMSPVMSPSSLPPSQFPVSSVSNYPPMPHYGPPKAPKPSSFVPQPSEERRPITTIKTGILEEGAVKRASRKSMFTFKEKQVVAPNPELLSLVQGADDRKKHGHRSVPEPTSEEELLALGAEASNFLAKEEDRKDEAKEPEWTSCLKSSRTRPREEHRPEQTLTNVSGKGAELFAKRQSRMEKYVVDNQKAGQMRSPSPTMSLPPSWVYPSNMPGRVKAIAKNSDMSTQLSQNLKAQQEIKQKPRQKAPAPQPVPEPLENGCSKIEMELSRHRPYQINSSLFTFNPVKDPISTLPRGAPQAKNMISTQTFSRQTSLPHNPPSHIHTHCMSPQLPLSPPGGVEYPSNPAPGQPRISSPMPAFSPERVSTPRSGVQAPRPTFSAKRAGMAPQTPKDSTPVETSSDTPTPTRTPSLTRRFNSPEGPASGPWTSGLQGNRPSTTTSSSNRSFTSPVSTPRGSRCQSPMTSQNIQFSTVNSTTTVRPSQISAATSPRSPPWGSRCQSPMVSQNTSTVVSSRPSQTPTVTSPISAPWGSRCQSPMVNQNTSTVVSQRPSQTITSPISPPWGSRSQSPAPSHNSLSFAATKPLYTSSATSPVLPTKESRCMSPIVNNSGSKANHRLLAKNIINAAKRKNSPSPGALSGHSLPISPLGNSHHGYDCHKPPTSPFQSRALGARSPPFTSPPPTPTQTICSPVRLYNTRSLTDSDASVESEDSGLRSPGHSYNTCPRGWGGSLRVKRSNVSSDL; this is encoded by the exons ATGGAGATGAAGAAGGGACATGCATCGATCAAGAGAGGGGTGAGCTGGAGTCCAGGAGGACAGAGAAAACCTATCCAGGCAACGCAAGACATGCACACTCCCGGGACAGAgtgcaatgcattatgggagaAGACAGGTTTCAACAAAGAACATGTGAGCCGGAAAACAA ATTTGACCCGCAGCGCCAGTTTATCAGAGAAGGAGCTCAAAGAGGCTCGAGTCAGGAGCCAAATCATCGCCGCCCAGCTCACCGTGCCTTCCAACTCCAGCTCCAGGGGCGTGCAGCTCTTCAACCGCCGCAAGCAGAGGGTCAACGCCTTCACACTCAAAAGCTGCGGAGAGGGctcagaggaggacagagcagagaatTTGAAAACTGCCCCCTCCAACAAATTAACAtgggcagagaggagcagtgaggaACACGATAGAGATCTCAACTTGAAGAATAGCGCCACCAAGCCTCTATTCTCGTCACCTGTCAGTGTACCTGGAGTAGGTCACATCATGGAGGAGCCATGTAAAGATTTCCACAAAGAGGAGTTGGAGGATAGTGTTATCCATGAGAGACACTTCCTGCCTGtcaaagaggaacaggaggaagacgAAGAGGCGAGAGATGAAATCCATGAGGACAAAGTCAAGGAGGAGATTCCCCCAGGAAGTAATAATACTGATCCAGTCATGGTGGGGCATgttgaagaggaggcagagattaATAGGCTTACAGGGCCGGCTCCCCGCGGAACGTTTCTTAACGGCTGTCACGGTGCCTCTGGATCAGACAGGGCGTTTGTGTCCACATCCAAGCAGACAAGCGCCATCATCAACAGAACTGCCAGGCCCTTTTTCTCCCCACCGACGGTGCAGTCTCCAGAAGCAGCCAGCCCTGTCATGAacatcccccctcctccttcctacACCACTCCTCGTCTGCCTGCTTACGCTGCTCCACAACCCGTGACCttctcacctccacctccacctccatcgTATCCCATGCCACCTCTACCGGCCTTCACAAACCAACCGCCGCAGGCCTACTACTCCAGTCCACCTCTGATGTCTCCGGTGATGTCGCCTTCTTCCCTTCCACCATCTCAGTTCCCTGTTTCTTCTGTATCTAACTACCCACCAATGCCTCATTACGGCCCACCCAAGGCCCCAAAGCCCTCCAGCTTTGTTCCTCAGCCCTCTGAAGAGAGGAGGCCAATAACAACGATCAAAACAGGGATACTTGAGGAGGGTGCGGTTAAGAGGGCAAGTAGGAAATCAATGTTCACATTCAAAGAGAAGCAGGTGGTAGCTCCGAACCCCGAGCTGCTGTCTCTGGTGCAAGGGGCGGATGACAGGAAGAAACACGGACATAGATCTGTTCCAGAGCCAACATCTGAGGAAGAGTTACTGGCTCTGGGTGCAGAGGCCTCCAACTTCCTCGCCAAGGAAGAGGACAGGAAAGATGAGGCTAAAGAGCCAGAGTGGACCTCCTGCCTAAAGAGCTCCAGGACCCGACCGAGAGAAGAGCACAGGCCAGAACAGACCCTCACCAATGTCTCAGGAAAGGGGGCAGAGCTGTTTGCCAAGCGTCAGTCCAGGATGGAGAAATATGTTGTTGATAATCAGAAAGCAGGTCAAATGAGGTCTCCGTCTCCCACGATGTCTCTGCCACCATCTTGGGTTTACCCATCAAACATGCCAGGGAGAGTCAAGGCCATTGCTAAAAACTCTGACATGAGCACTCAGCTTTCACAAAACCTAAAGGCCCAACAGGAAATCAAGCAGAAACCGAGGCAAAAAGCTCCAGCACCACAGCCGGTTCCAGAGCCGTTAGAGAATGGATGCTCCAAGATAGAGATGGAACTATCGAGGCACCGGCCCTACCAGATTAACTCGTCCCTCTTCACCTTTAACCCCGTTAAAGACCCCATTAGTACGCTACCCAGAGGAGCACCACAGGCCAAGAACATGATCTCCACCCAGACGTTCTCAAGACAGACTTCCTTGCCCCACAACCCTCCCTCTCACATCCATACCCATTGCATGTCTCCTCAGCTGCCTCTCAGTCCCCCAGGTGGAGTCGAATATCCGTCTAATCCAGCTCCTGGGCAGCCAAGGATCAGTTCTCCTATGCCTGCCTTTTCTCCAGAGCGAGTGTCCACTCCCCGGTCAGGAGTCCAGGCACCGAGGCCAACGTTTTCTGCCAAGAGGGCAGGGATGGCACCACAG ACGCCAAAGGACTCAACCCCAGTTGAAACCTCAAGTGATACTCCCACACCAACCAGGACACCCAGTCTCACCAGACGTTTCAACAGCCCAGAGGGTCCCGCCTCAGGACCCTGGACGTCAGGCCTCCAAGGGAAtcgcccctccaccaccacctccagctCCAACCGCTCATTCACGTCCCCTGTATCCACTCCCAGGGGTTCTAGATGCCAGTCTCCTATGACCAGTCAGAATATCCAGTTTTCCACTGTTAACTCAACCACAACAGTCAGACCCTCGCAGATATCTGCAGCCACCTCCCCACGCTCACCTCCTTGGGGGTCGAGATGTCAGTCCCCGATGGTAAGCCAGAATACTTCCACTGTCGTCTCATCCAGACCCTCCCAAACACCTACAGTCACATCTCCCATCTCAGCTCCTTGGGGTTCGAGATGCCAGTCGCCAATGGTAAACCAGAATACTTCCACTGTCGTCTCACAAAGACCCTCCCAAACAATCACATctcccatctctcctccctGGGGTTCACGTTCCCAGTCTCCAGCTCCCTCGCACAACAGTTTATCCTTCGCTGCCACCAAACCTCTGTACACATCCTCTGCCACCTCTCCTGTTCTCCCAACCAAAGAGAGTCGATGCATGTCCCCCATTGTTAATAACTCAGGCTCAAAGGCCAACCATCGCCTCCTGGCAAAGAACATCATCAACGCAGCCAAACGTAAAAACAGCCCGTCCCCTGGTGCACTGAGCGGTCACAGCCTCCCCATCTCACCGCTGGGAAATTCGCACCATGGCTACGACTGTCACAAACCGCCCACAAGCCCCTTCCAGTCGCGGGCACTGGGGGCCCGGTCCCCTCCCTTCACCAGCCCCCCACCCACTCCAACACAGACGATCTGCTCCCCTGTGAGGCTTTACAACACTCGCTCCCTCACCGACTCTGATGCCTCTGTTGAGTCTGAGGACTCGGGCCTCCGGTCGCCCGGACACTCCTACAACACCTGTCCCCGCGGCTGGGGCGGCAGCCTGAGGGTGAAGAGGAGCAACGTCTCCAGTGACCTGTGA